The Desulfurobacterium indicum genome window below encodes:
- a CDS encoding helix-turn-helix domain-containing protein, with product MFRLKSIEEQLKEYPDFLTFNQVAEILQVSERTMYRLIKGAQIEAVKVRGVWRIPKMALVEYLQEHNCLNVD from the coding sequence GTGTTTCGCCTTAAAAGCATAGAGGAGCAGCTTAAAGAATACCCGGACTTTCTCACGTTCAATCAGGTGGCGGAGATTCTTCAAGTATCAGAGCGAACGATGTACCGACTGATAAAAGGCGCGCAGATAGAAGCTGTCAAGGTTCGCGGCGTATGGCGAATTCCTAAAATGGCTTTGGTAGAGTATCTCCAGGAACACAACTGTTTGAATGTTGATTGA